In Scyliorhinus canicula chromosome 8, sScyCan1.1, whole genome shotgun sequence, one DNA window encodes the following:
- the LOC119970604 gene encoding ceramide transfer protein isoform X7, with amino-acid sequence MAESGYGSESSLRRHGSMLSLTSAASGYSATSTSSFKKGHSLREKLAEMETFRDILCRQVDTLQKYFDACADAVSKDELQRDKVVEDDEDAFPTTRSDGDFIHNNNGSKEKLFPCVTPKGINGIDFKGEAITFKATTAGILATLSHCIELMVKREDSWQKRIDKEIEKRRRVEDAYKNAMSELKKKCHFGGPDYEEGPNSLINEEEFFDAVEAALDRQDKIEEQSHTEKSRIHWSAAVPFGDSFSVVGTHRFAKQPFSRSSSMSSIDLVSASDDHRFSTQVEEMVQNHMQYSLQDVGGDANWQLVVEEGEMKVYRREVEENGIVLDPLKATHSVKGVTGHEVCHYFWNVDVRNDWETTIENFHVLEILSDNAIIIYQTHKRVWPASQRDVLYLSAIRKVPATNENDPDTWLVCNFSVEHDSAPQNNRCVRAKINIAMICQTLVSPPEGNQAISRDNILCKITYVANVNPGGWAPASVLRAVAKREYPKFLKRFTSYVQEKTAGKDILF; translated from the exons AAAGGCCACAGCCTGCGCGAAAAACTTGCTGAAATGGAAACCTTTCGTGATATCCTATGCAGACAGGTTGATACACTACAGAAGTACTTTGATGCTTGTGCTGATGCTGTCTCTAAAGATGAACTCCAAAGAGATAAAG TAGTGGAAGATGATGAAGATGCTTTTCCAACTACACGATCGGATGGGGATTTTATACATAACAATAATGGCAGCAAAGAGAAAT TGTTTCCATGTGTGACACCCAAAGGGATCAATGGAATAGATTTTAAAGGTGAAGCTATCACTTTCAAGGCTACTACAGCAGGAATACTGGCTACACTTTCTCACTGCATTGAACTGATGGTGAAACGGGAAGACAGCTGGCAGAAAAGAATTGATAAG GAGATTGAAAAAAGGCGAAGAGTTGAGGATGCTTACAAGAATGCAATGTCAGAACTTAAGAAAAAGTGTCATTTTGGTGGACCCGATTATGAG GAAGgtccaaatagtttgataaatGAAGAAGAATTCTTTGATGCTGTTGAAGCTGCTCTTGACAGACAAGATAAAATCGAAGAACAG TCCCACACAGAGAAGTCAAGGATTCATTGGTCAGCTGCTGTGCCATTCGGTGATTCCTTCTCGGTAGTTGGTACCCACAGATTTGCCAAACAG CCCTTTAGTCGCTCTTCCTCCATGTCTTCCATTGATCTAGTCAGTGCCTCAGATGATCACAGATTCAGCACCCAG GTTGAAGAGATGGTGCAAAATCACATGCAATACTCTCTTCAGGATGTAGGCGGCGATGCTAATTGGCAGTTGGTGGTGGAAGAGGGAGAAATGAAG GTGTATAGGAGAGAAGTGGAAGAGAATGGGATTGTCTTGGATCCTCTCAAAGCAACGCATTCTGTCAAAGGAGTTACCGGTCATGAAGTATGCCATTACTTCTGGAATGTTGATGTTCGCAATGATTGGGAAA CAACCATTGAAAACTTTCACGTGCTAGAAATTCTATCAGACAATGCAATCATCATCTACCAGACACACAAG AGAGTTTGGCCAGCTTCTCAGAGAGATGTGCTTTACTTGTCTGCCATTCGAAAAGTTCCAGCTACAAATGAAAATGATCCAGATACATGGCTTGTCTGCAATTTTTCTGTGGAACATGACAGTGCTCCG CAGAATAACAGGTGTGTGCGTGCCAAAATAAACATTGCCATGATCTGCCAGACACTAGTAAGCCCTCCAGAAGGGAACCAGGCAATCAGCAGAGATAACATCCTATGCAAGATCACATATGTAGCCAATG TAAATCCTGGAGGATGGGCACCAGCGTCAGTACTTCGAGCAGTTGCAAAACGTGAATATCCCAAATTCCTCAAGCGTTTTACATCTTATGTTCAGGAGAAAACTGCAGGCAAAGACATTCTCTTCTAG
- the LOC119970604 gene encoding ceramide transfer protein isoform X6, translating to MAESGYGSESSLRRHGSMLSLTSAASGYSATSTSSFKTSIGPVQDLNQQKGHSLREKLAEMETFRDILCRQVDTLQKYFDACADAVSKDELQRDKVVEDDEDAFPTTRSDGDFIHNNNGSKEKLFPCVTPKGINGIDFKGEAITFKATTAGILATLSHCIELMVKREDSWQKRIDKEIEKRRRVEDAYKNAMSELKKKCHFGGPDYEEGPNSLINEEEFFDAVEAALDRQDKIEEQSHTEKSRIHWSAAVPFGDSFSVVGTHRFAKQPFSRSSSMSSIDLVSASDDHRFSTQVEEMVQNHMQYSLQDVGGDANWQLVVEEGEMKVYRREVEENGIVLDPLKATHSVKGVTGHEVCHYFWNVDVRNDWETTIENFHVLEILSDNAIIIYQTHKRVWPASQRDVLYLSAIRKVPATNENDPDTWLVCNFSVEHDSAPQNNRCVRAKINIAMICQTLVSPPEGNQAISRDNILCKITYVANVNPGGWAPASVLRAVAKREYPKFLKRFTSYVQEKTAGKDILF from the exons AAAGGCCACAGCCTGCGCGAAAAACTTGCTGAAATGGAAACCTTTCGTGATATCCTATGCAGACAGGTTGATACACTACAGAAGTACTTTGATGCTTGTGCTGATGCTGTCTCTAAAGATGAACTCCAAAGAGATAAAG TAGTGGAAGATGATGAAGATGCTTTTCCAACTACACGATCGGATGGGGATTTTATACATAACAATAATGGCAGCAAAGAGAAAT TGTTTCCATGTGTGACACCCAAAGGGATCAATGGAATAGATTTTAAAGGTGAAGCTATCACTTTCAAGGCTACTACAGCAGGAATACTGGCTACACTTTCTCACTGCATTGAACTGATGGTGAAACGGGAAGACAGCTGGCAGAAAAGAATTGATAAG GAGATTGAAAAAAGGCGAAGAGTTGAGGATGCTTACAAGAATGCAATGTCAGAACTTAAGAAAAAGTGTCATTTTGGTGGACCCGATTATGAG GAAGgtccaaatagtttgataaatGAAGAAGAATTCTTTGATGCTGTTGAAGCTGCTCTTGACAGACAAGATAAAATCGAAGAACAG TCCCACACAGAGAAGTCAAGGATTCATTGGTCAGCTGCTGTGCCATTCGGTGATTCCTTCTCGGTAGTTGGTACCCACAGATTTGCCAAACAG CCCTTTAGTCGCTCTTCCTCCATGTCTTCCATTGATCTAGTCAGTGCCTCAGATGATCACAGATTCAGCACCCAG GTTGAAGAGATGGTGCAAAATCACATGCAATACTCTCTTCAGGATGTAGGCGGCGATGCTAATTGGCAGTTGGTGGTGGAAGAGGGAGAAATGAAG GTGTATAGGAGAGAAGTGGAAGAGAATGGGATTGTCTTGGATCCTCTCAAAGCAACGCATTCTGTCAAAGGAGTTACCGGTCATGAAGTATGCCATTACTTCTGGAATGTTGATGTTCGCAATGATTGGGAAA CAACCATTGAAAACTTTCACGTGCTAGAAATTCTATCAGACAATGCAATCATCATCTACCAGACACACAAG AGAGTTTGGCCAGCTTCTCAGAGAGATGTGCTTTACTTGTCTGCCATTCGAAAAGTTCCAGCTACAAATGAAAATGATCCAGATACATGGCTTGTCTGCAATTTTTCTGTGGAACATGACAGTGCTCCG CAGAATAACAGGTGTGTGCGTGCCAAAATAAACATTGCCATGATCTGCCAGACACTAGTAAGCCCTCCAGAAGGGAACCAGGCAATCAGCAGAGATAACATCCTATGCAAGATCACATATGTAGCCAATG TAAATCCTGGAGGATGGGCACCAGCGTCAGTACTTCGAGCAGTTGCAAAACGTGAATATCCCAAATTCCTCAAGCGTTTTACATCTTATGTTCAGGAGAAAACTGCAGGCAAAGACATTCTCTTCTAG